Proteins found in one Toxotes jaculatrix isolate fToxJac2 chromosome 18, fToxJac2.pri, whole genome shotgun sequence genomic segment:
- the s1pr5a gene encoding sphingosine 1-phosphate receptor 5a gives MSTESFHAAYAAVAPSENPMAPSTGKLLRMFREYQSNAVIIEHYNYTGKLNGTKYRDGLKPEAIAFLLVCLLIVAENAVVLLAIWKNKKFHLPMYYLLGNLTLSDLLAGFTYMVNLITSGANTLNMTPVLWFLREGGVFIMLAASVISLLAIAIERHVTMVRMKPYQGDKQGRMFALIGASWVLSVFLGVLPVLGWNCMGQLDQCSTVLPLYSKSYILFCITVFSAILMSIVVLYVRIFRIVKANTQRLASVPHRKGLYRKSQKYMALLKTVTIVLGVFIACWLPLFIFLLLDFCCPAKSCEVLFKADYFLGIAMFNSLLNPIIYTLTSKDMRKAILKLLCRPCLLTNDGQVKKIGIPFLECSTSKTDAASHRLEGLETTVSSGNFTPSTIKAIYPRMCKT, from the coding sequence ATGTCCACAGAGTCTTTCCATGCTGCCTATGCTGCTGTAGCCCCGTCTGAGAACCCCATGGCCCCCTCAACAGGAAAGCTGCTGAGGATGTTTCGTGAGTACCAGAGCAACGCAGTCATCATAGAGCACTACAACTACACAGGGAAACTGAACGGGACCAAGTACAGGGATGGACTGAAACCAGAGGCCATAGCTTTTCTGCTGGTCTGCCTGCTTATAGTTGCTGAAAATGCTGTGGTGCTGCTGGCCATCTGGAAGAACAAGAAATTCCATCTGCCCATGTACTATTTACTGGGCAACTTAACTCTCTCTGACCTGCTGGCAGGTTTCACTTACATGGTAAACCTCATAACATCAGGTGCCAACACATTAAACATGACCCCAGTGCTGTGGTTCCTGAGGGAGGGGGGTGTGTTCATCATGCTGGCCGCCTCTGTCATCAGTCTGCTGGCAATTGCCATAGAGCGCCATGTCACCATGGTCAGGATGAAGCCGTACCAGGGGGACAAACAGGGGCGGATGTTTGCTCTGATTGGAGCCAGCTGGGTGCTGTCTGTGTTCCTGGGGGTTCTGCCTGTCCTGGGCTGGAACTGTATGGGTCAGCTGGACCAGTGCTCCACGGTCCTACCGCTCTACTCTAAGAGTTACATCCTCTTCTGCATCACCGTCTTCAGTGCCATCCTCATGTCCATTGTGGTGCTGTATGTCCGCATCTTCCGTATCGTCAAGGCCAACACTCAGCGCCTTGCTTCAGTCCCACATCGCAAAGGCCTTTACCGCAAGTCCCAGAAGTACATGGCTCTGCTGAAGACGGTCACCATAGTCCTGGGAGTCTTCATCGCATGTTGGCTGcccctcttcatcttcctcctgctgGACTTCTGCTGTCCAGCCAAAAGCTGTGAGGTCCTGTTTAAGGCAGACTATTTCCTGGGCATCGCAATGTTCAACTCCCTCCTTAACCCTATCATCTACACCCTGACCAGTAAGGACATGAGGAAGGCCATCCTCAAGTTGCTCTGCCGACCCTGCCTCTTAACAAATGACGGACAAGTGAAGAAGATCGGGATACCCTTCCTGGAGTGCAGCACCAGCAAGACTGACGCAGCCTCTCACAGACTGGAGGGACTGGAGACGACAGTGTCCTCCGGTAACTTTACACCATCTACTATCAAAGCCATTTACCCCAGGATGTGTAAGACATGA